CATGGCTGTCCTCTAGTTCAAAGAGGTGGGCTCTGTGCACGCGTGGGAGGTCATCATCCCACGGAACCTGGTGACActgtaggtggcagcagggttgctatcagggagcagcaaagaggcgTAAAACTGGTCCGTTCGCCCAGGATCGCCATGTAATAGAGGTAAGATAGCACGGATGTCCCTGTAGAACAGACACTGCAGAAGCAGTGTCCTCCTGTCGTTTTTACCTGCCCTGACCCACAGGGGCGATTGCGCTCTGAGACTGGGATCTTcccttcaagcacagctgagggaaGCACGTGGCAGCGCCTAATGTACCGCCCTCCTGTGCTTTCGGCCTTCCAATTACGTTAGGTATGCCAAGGCAAGGGGGAGAGCTGATGGCAGGAGGAGTCTCCTGGCCTAGGCTTCCCCTCCTCTGCCTTTCTCCTCCTCGTGCTGCTGCtccatagtaggggtgtgcaatttggatttttgggtgattcggctcggacccgagccgaatcacccccgttctgttttgtgcccgaatctgggtcacccgaatcacccttgattcggttcggattcggatttaacccgaatccgaatccgaatcgattcgggggggtaaaaaggggcccaggggcaaaattttggggtggggtggtagtgcccaatgggtagagtctaccaccacaatttcagggggattgggcaaagtcctgattttttgtgaatttttaaagttttagtgactttggggcagttcgggggcatagcatgggatctgggcaaaaggagtggggtggggtggtagcgcctaatgagtgcaggctaccaccccaatttcagggggattgggcaaagggctgatttttggtaaatttctgaaaatttcatgtctttggggcagattggggcatattggggcagaaagtgggggctggggcagaatagtggggtggggtggtagtgcctaatgggtgcaggctaccaccccaatttcagggggtttggacaaaggggtgattttttgagaatttttgaagttttggtgactttggggcagtttgggggcagaaagtggatctgccccaaaagagtggggtggggtggtagtgcctaatgggtggaggctaccacaccaatttcagggggattgggcagagggctgattttttgagaatttttgaagtttgggtgtctttggggcagattgggggcagaaagtggatctgccccaaaggagtggggtgggctggtagatagtgcctgatggctggaggctaccacccattcccaatttaagagtgattgggcagaggggtgaattatggtgaatttatttgtatgaggtttgtcttcataaggtgaagtgtgctaaagtgattacttcctcatattattcatagtaaaggaaagtgtgaaaaagtgaaagtggggccatgagagttgtttaattgaaaaaaatctcatttgctatgatagaatgagaattcacacctcagaaaaaacttctgaggtgtgaattctcattctatcatagcaaatgagatttttttcaattaaacaactctcatgaccccactttcactttttcacactttcctttactatgaataatatgaggaagtaatcaatttagcacacttcaccttatgaagacaaacctcataaaaataaattcaccaaaattcaccccctgcccaatcactcttaaattggggatgggtggtagcctccacccattagacactatctagcagcccaccccactcctttggggcagatccactttctgcccccaatctgccccaaagacacccaaacttcaaaaattctcaaaaaatcagccctctgcccaatccccctgaaattggtgtggtagcctccacccattaggcactaccaccccaccccactcttttggggcagatccactttctgcccccaaactgccccaaagtcaccaaaacttcaaaaattctcaaaaaatcacccctttgtccaaaccccctgaaattggggtggtagcctgcacccattaggcactaccaccccaccccactattctcccccagcccccactttctgccccaatatgccccaatctgccccaaagacatgaaattttcagaaatttaccaaaaatcagccctttgcccaatccccctgaaattggggtggtagcctgcacccattaggcactaccaccccaccccactccttttgcccagatcccatgatatgcccccgaactgccccaaagtcactaaaacttaaaaaaatcaccaaaaatcaaccatgaaccgaatcacccgaattttttttgcccgaaattcgggagattcggctcgtgtccgaaaaaattcgggggacatcgggggtgattcggttcggccccgaatcacccgaaattgttcgtttcgggcacagatcgttctgtgcccgaaattttttgcacatccctactccatagAACTGCTGAAGTGAAGTGGCAATGTGTAGTCCGCCCCCTAAACCCAGAACTAGGTCAAGGGCTGAATGAATAAAATGCCTCGTCATGAAGAAAACACCTAATAAACCTTTAATCCGATAACCATGCCAGGTGCTTGCGGAGGGGCTCTTCCAACAAAATGGACAGTGGATAATGGGAGGAAAACCGAAGAGCAGCggcaggaaaaagaagaagatttaCTGTTGGCTGCATACATTGATTTTCCAACCTTCCGCGCGCCCAGCTTCGAaaggcacagcagcagcctccctgctctctccttgctagcggggcgggggggggggcacccaccAGGAAGAACTCCCCCCACCAGGAAGAACAGCTGAGCTGCTTGGCATTGGCAGTTCCCGCCTCAGAGACCTGCAAAAAAGGATGCCCGCTCAACCGAGCCTCGCGCTGCTACGCCGGATTCGTCTCTCTCCCTACCCCCAGCGCCCTACTCAGCAGTACTGCTGCCGCCAACGGAGTGAGACAAGCTCGCCGGGCTCTCTCCCTGCACGGCCCCAGCAACAGGAGTAGCAGCCGCCCAGGACCAGCTGTTCAACTTCCCTAAAAGGCTGTATCCCTGGATGAAAAAGCAACCACTCCGCTGCCTGCTTCTCCCTATTTGTCCCCAGGCCCAGCACTGTAGCTTGTTCCTTTCCAGCGACTTAGGGAAGAGCAGCGCGCCGTTCTGCTTGCAGCTCTCCCGCCCAGGCGGGGCCTCAGCAGCTAAGCCCCGCCTGGGCGGGAGAGGCAGACAGGAAAACGaaactcagctgctgctgctgtggagttTGAGCgatggccgccgccgctgctgctctcAGCGTGGGGAAGCAACTTCAGGATGAAGCCACGTGCTCCGTCTGCCTGGACTTCTTTACTGATCCCGTGACTCTGGACTGCGGGCACAATTTCTGCCAAGCCTGCATTGCTCAGTGCTGGGGGGAGCCGCCCACAGTCACGGCCTGTCCTCAGTGCCGAGAGAGCTTTCAGCCGAGGAACGTGAAGCCGAACAGGCAACTTGCCAACATGGTTGCACTACTCAAAGAGTTCAGTGTGCAGGTGAAGCAGCAAGTGGGAGGCTGGAGAGTCTGCGGGAGGCACCAGGAGCCCCTGAAGCTCTTCTGCCAGGACGATGAAGCCCCCCTCTGCGTGGTGTGCCACTTATCCAAGGAGCACCGAGCTCACACTGTGGTTCCTATCCAGGAGGCTGCCCAGGAGTACAAGGTAGGGACTTGTCATTTAATATCCTGTGCGTATTTGGGAGGTGGCAGTGCAGGATTAATGGGGAAgctgaccagaggtgcacctagataattttgtagcctggacctttGGAGCCTGCCTccacccctgcaagttaagcatcattttttaacgtGTAGGTTCTTGAGGATGCAAACCACTCCACCCAAGACAGAATAAAGATTatttgggggccaccactgggtgtagagaccctggacttcggggccaaagtccagaggtaagaggcGTCGCTGAAGCTGACTGCTagcatggaagaggaggaggagcaggactaAACTAGCCTCACTCCAGCCTCCATCAGGAGACCTGGGAAAGTTCTTCTGGTACTGAATCCCAAGGCAGGAAAGGGGTTTGCCTGCTCTAATGTAGAACAAGTCCTCAGAAGGAATTCACTTGAATCAGGGTCTGGACTGTCTAGATGAGGTGGGGAGATGCCCCTTAGGTTTCCCCTCCCAGGGAGTGTGCACACACCTATTTATTTGAATGGGATACGGACTCAAGCCCAGTTCTGATCTTCACAAAAAACCTGTTGCTCATTCAGTAAGGTTCTGGAAGCCCCAGCAGGTCACTCATCCTCTTGTCCACACTGTGTATACGTAAGATATGCATCTGAAGTGGCAAATGCTGTAGGAGTGCTTGCACCCATTTTTATGATCAGCAGATTGAGGTGCTCAGgaataaaaaaaagtttaaagttGCTTGTTTCTTAGTTACCCCTTTGATTTTAGTGTGTTTACTAtctttctgtcctgcctttccACTTTATTTAGTGTGGTTGacttaaaataaatacaaaaccaGTACAAATTACAGGCCAAAGCAGGGGCCTGATTTTAAGGGTAAGACAGACAGTTTGCATTCTGCCATTATTAACAGAAATCAGGGGGCAGTAGCTACTGTGGCTTATTCTTAGAAAATGGCTCAGTGAGTTTGGCAGTGTCGGCGAGGTGGGTGTGAGGATGATCCATTCCAACTTTgaggtaaaagaaaagaaaagaaatggccTATTTATCGGAGTTGGAAGTCTGTGGCAGAGTGGTGGGCCTAAGACCCAGGACTATCTGTTAATTGGAATAAACCTGTGGAGTCCATGCAACCAGCATTCAAGGTGACAAGTATCCAACTGGCAGCAAGCTACCTTCCTCATATAACCTTCTAgtccagtggtttccaacctgggggcctccagatgttgctgaactaccactcccagcatccccatctacaatttattatggctggggatgctgggaattgtagttcaggaatatttggagggcccccctctgCTATTTCCAGTTGTTCCAGGTCTGAGGAGaggatggggcagcaaggaggtacgctgcagtcCCACCGGACCCATTTTTAAGcaagtgggagggggggagaagtgaaaaccaccaccaccatccccccgccttcaaaccggccccccgctggttttgtgcacatccctacttcaaggTAGTGGTGAAGCTGGCTCTAAAGCACAGAACAGGATAGTATCCATATTGCCCAAAGAACATGTCTGTGGAGGGAGTGGCCCGTTATGCCTTCACTTTCTTTGCATTTTGGAGCTTGAGTGACCATGGAAAGCCCTTTACACAATGTGTTAAACTGGAAGGGTTCCTGTGAATGGAATATAAGTGGAATCTTATAAGTAGTAATGTATATAAGTAGAATCATTATGCCACAATAAAGCACTCCAAAACTACAGCACAGAAGAAAACAACATCCAAAGATTAAAgtgttgctggggtggggggcgggatgaCAAACCTGAAACCCTCAGTGAGGAAGCAAACTGGaccttttgttttttttattcAGGATCAGTTCTGGAGCTTTCTGGAGCTtttgaggaaggggagagagaagatTCTGGCATGTAAATCTGATGCAGAAAAGGAAAGCCAAAACTTGCTTGTAAGTATTATCAACTAAAGTGGTGTTAGACTAAATAAGTGGAAAAACTGAAGATAAAACAGCGAAAGCATCATCAAATCCCACGAGGCAGTTCTTCTTTCCAGACTGTCCATTATGGGGATTTATTGTTTGTTAAATTTGtctaccgcctttcattaaaacaatcccaaagggGTTCATCAACAGAGGAATCCCCTATTCTTCTTTTCCCAAGAGGCCATTTTAAGGGCAGGCCTTTGGAAGTCTTTTCAAAACTCTTTACTTAATTTCTATGTCATTAGTATCCTGAAGTGTCAAAAGTGCAATGACAATTTTACAGGAATGGTCATCGCCTACATCTTGACTCTGCAAACACTTCAGATCTAAAATACATTGGCCTGCTTTTCTCCTCTCCTGTAGAATCAAATTGTAGCAGAGAGGCAAAAGACAGTGGCTGAGTTCAGACAACTCTACCAgtttctgaaagagaaagagacactCATGTTGACCCAGATAGAAGAAGTGGAGAAGGAGACTGCAAGAAGAAGGGATGAATATATGGGGAAACTCTCCAAAGAGCTCTCTTCACTTGATAAAGTTATCCAGGAGATGGAAGAGAAGTGTGAGCAGTCAGCAAGTGAGCTTCTGCAGGTAAGACAGTGGTAGGCaggtcaatagggatgtgcatggaaccgtggctGGGCGGTTCGATTccggcgggggtgctgctttaagggcatgagagagtgcacttacccctcccaccactttcccccgctggtgctagTTACCGGTAAAATCCTCCGGGGCGGCAacctacctccctgccgccccttcctcctcctcgacTGGAAGTGGAAGTGGACAGAAGTCCCAGGTGTGCACCtgggacttctggccacttctggcagaggagggggaaggggcggcaggttggtacgctgcagccccgaaggtttttactaGTAacgagtgccggtggggggaaagcggtgggaggggtaagtacaccctcccccgcccttaaagcggcaccctcCCCCGGCGTCGAACTTTGAACTGGCCCCGTGTTCGAACCATGTTTGAACCTGTAAAAGGGCcttcaaacaggtttgtgcacatccctacaggccaGGCTCCTGCTACTTCAGGGGACGGCTCATAGAGATGTGCATAAATCTATTTTTACGATTCAATTTGatgttgaattgaatcagccataTTCAATTTGGCCTCTAATCTTTCCCCCTGAAATGAAGCCAGATTCGATTCGAAGTTGAATCAATTTGGTGAAAATTGAAAGGGACAGGGGGCCCTTTAGGGAGTGagttgtgtggtagtgcccaatgagtgcaaaCTGCTACCCAACCCGCAAAGGAAtcgggcaaagggatgattttaaaagggattttatatattttttaaaattttgtttctgccatagggaataatggggattctaaGCAGCCCCATTCCTCCCCTTGGGTTGTGCCAAGGTGACCCAAAGTGGGTTGAAGGGTACAGCACATTGGGTGTTAACTCCCTcccaacctgcaaggcagtggggtactctgTTTAtgtttttaggaattgttgagtttttagattctctggtgcattatgactttttctcataatgaatccctatgaagaacttctATAGCAGCCTAGAATCTAAATGCAGTGAAGATTCTTGGTTGCTAAAAGAATCTACATTGTAGGTTCTTGGTTGCTAAATGcagtggcactggggtgggaaCACACAAGCTGCAGCAATGTAAAGCACAAAAGTCAAAGGAGGGGGGGCAATGCCAACCAAAGCCTTTCCTGACAATACCTACCTAGCTaactgggatccccccccccgccccacacacacaacccctatttaaaataaaacacatttaagCCTAAATAAAAATCCTTTTTTAGGGTTCAACCTTCAGATGCAGGGTGAACAGAACCTCAGTTAACACACTAtgtctgtgtgtggtgtggtgttttgtgtgtggaaaAAAACCAAATGGTGCAATCAGCCACTCACCAATCCAAAGCCCAGTGTTGAGCCCCAGCACAGCAGTTCTCCTATGTCCtggtctgctgcagctgccagctggAGTCAAGCAAcagggagctgctgcctgtctgtgccagGCAATGCAGCCGGTGTGAAATGGCAGAGGTGGGGCTGGCAAACTGCCATCAGCCCCCCAAAAGTTGCTAAAATAAAAGAAGCATGAAGCGCCTTCTCTCCTccaccagccacagcagccagggAGTCTTGCGCTGGTAGAGAAAGACTGATGATTTCTTCTCTGGAACAATAGGAAAAAAAGATAAAATCCCACCCAGGGAGTTTGGTTGCTTCACAGGCAGCActcagagcgggggggggggggataccaaaatggcagcagaaaatACAAGAATGCAGTACTTTTTTTTTTCACCTTacagaaatgaaataaagaaattaaaaataaaccagaaaaaaagctgaaaaataaaaataatctcctGAAGATGAATCTATTTGGTCCCTCTTCCACAGAAATCTAGCCCATTCCAAATTCAGAAACTAGCAGAAGCAGCAGTTCGTTCCTCTCTCTCCAAAAGCCAAAGGCAGAAGGAAATGGCTTCCTGGGGACTCAGCGTAAATAGATTTGAAAGTCCCTCCATCTGAGCCCCCACTCCCTTGTCCCTCTCCACTACCAGTGATTATACAGTAACCCTTGGAAACCCTGGAATTGATGGCCAACAAGTCAAAACAGTGAATACAGGTCTAAACAAAaggaaatacagtggtccctctacttacgaaattaatccgttccgaatgcacatttgtaagtcgaaaagttcgtaagtcgaaaagcggtttcccataggaatgcattgggaacagattaatgcgttccggagcctagaaaaaagacccagacccccagtaaggcttgcaaactgcacaggaacatttcttttcaaaagtaaacaggcaggcaagtcaaggaaaccgcatgtaaaattcgtaagtcgaggaaaccccatctaaaaatttgtaagtcgaaaaaaccgcatctaaaaccggatctaaaactgccgtttgtaactcgaaaaatacttatgtcgagtagttcgtaagtcgagggaccactgtagtgtTAACAATCATGATCACCTTCACTAGATAAAATAGtgaatttaaaatataataaccTGTGGTCTATAATCTTCTTGATCCAGTTGTGGCTGTAATGTTTAATAATGATTCTCCTACTTTTTTCTGAAGTACAAACCACAACTAATAGGTTTTGAGGTAAATCTTCAAACTAGTGAAATTATTactgtaaaaaaaaccccttgaTCTTGAGGTTGTAATCTTGAGGATCTGTAGTTTCTGAAATATGCACTTCTGTAGTAGTCTTACTCTTTTATAATGCTAAGCTTTGTCATCTTAGTTAACTTACAGGCAGCTATAGTTATTTTTTTGCCCTGCTAATTGAGCATGATTGAACTTAACACTATCTTCTTTCCCTGCTGTTTGAATTTAAGAAGTCTCATGACCTTTTAGCTACCATAGGCTAGATCATGATTGTTTTACAGAAAAACTGAGTAGTCTATTTTATAATTTGACATTAGGAGTCATAGTGTTCATTAGGAAAA
Above is a window of Hemicordylus capensis ecotype Gifberg chromosome 2, rHemCap1.1.pri, whole genome shotgun sequence DNA encoding:
- the LOC128343088 gene encoding E3 ubiquitin-protein ligase TRIM7-like, encoding MAAAAAALSVGKQLQDEATCSVCLDFFTDPVTLDCGHNFCQACIAQCWGEPPTVTACPQCRESFQPRNVKPNRQLANMVALLKEFSVQVKQQVGGWRVCGRHQEPLKLFCQDDEAPLCVVCHLSKEHRAHTVVPIQEAAQEYKDQFWSFLELLRKGREKILACKSDAEKESQNLLNQIVAERQKTVAEFRQLYQFLKEKETLMLTQIEEVEKETARRRDEYMGKLSKELSSLDKVIQEMEEKCEQSASELLQDVRSTLKRCKEKERFENPVAFPPTLKCRIWVLCDNSTFLESFMKKFKDNLVSGFQLQEAHKPYKKGTRSWQLDQIQANVTLDPDTVHPGLILTEDRKTVRWGEKLQDLPNNPERFDNGHFVLGCEGFTAGRHCWEVSVKSGMLWAVGVASKSVKRKGTFYWGPKEGIWALGKWGRQYQALDSHAEVPLHLNGEPKRIRVTLDCVERQVAFSDVDSAAPIYTCSEASFSGEPLLPFFWVGCNATLTLSP